One stretch of Cohnella algarum DNA includes these proteins:
- a CDS encoding ABC transporter ATP-binding protein, giving the protein MSEWMIQTKDLSKTYKGRAAVDRLHLNIARGDIYGFLGPNGAGKTTTIRMLLGLIKPTKGSVEIFGRPLERDKLNILRKVGSLVEYPSYYGHLTAVENLEAIRRILDAPKSRIAQVLETVGLTKEAKRPVKGFSLGMKQRLGIAAALIGDPELLILDEPTNGLDPSGILEIRELIKGMPKQYGITVLVSSHLLSEVEQMAGTVGIIRQGKMVFQDTIESLRRQSEGSISVAVSEPEEALLALLRMGYQGALEQGRIRLEGADDESVARIVKELVQRNHAIYRIEEKRQSLEELFLQIVGEGLRA; this is encoded by the coding sequence ATGAGCGAATGGATGATTCAAACGAAAGACCTTAGCAAGACGTACAAAGGCCGCGCGGCGGTCGACCGCCTTCATTTGAACATAGCGCGGGGCGACATTTACGGGTTTCTCGGACCGAACGGCGCGGGCAAAACGACGACGATCCGCATGCTGCTTGGGCTGATCAAGCCGACGAAAGGCAGCGTGGAAATTTTCGGCAGGCCGCTTGAACGGGACAAGCTGAATATCCTGCGCAAAGTCGGCTCGCTGGTCGAGTATCCTTCCTACTACGGACATTTGACCGCCGTCGAAAACCTGGAGGCGATCCGCCGGATATTGGACGCGCCCAAGTCGCGCATCGCGCAGGTGCTGGAAACGGTCGGCCTGACGAAAGAGGCCAAACGTCCGGTCAAAGGCTTCTCGCTTGGCATGAAGCAGCGGCTCGGAATTGCCGCCGCCTTGATCGGCGATCCGGAGCTGCTCATTCTGGACGAGCCGACGAACGGGCTGGACCCGTCGGGCATATTGGAAATTCGCGAGCTGATCAAAGGGATGCCGAAGCAATACGGCATTACCGTGCTCGTTTCCAGCCACTTGCTCAGCGAGGTGGAGCAAATGGCGGGCACGGTCGGCATTATCCGCCAGGGCAAGATGGTGTTCCAGGACACGATCGAGTCCCTGCGCCGGCAATCGGAAGGCTCGATCTCGGTTGCCGTGTCCGAGCCGGAGGAGGCGCTGCTTGCCCTGCTCCGGATGGGATATCAGGGGGCGCTGGAGCAAGGGCGCATTCGGCTCGAAGGCGCCGACGACGAAAGCGTGGCGCGCATCGTCAAGGAACTGGTGCAGCGGAACCACGCGATCTACCGGATCGAAGAAAAGCGGCAGTCGCTCGAGGAGCTGTTTTTGCAAATCGTCGGAGAGGGGCTGCGGGCATGA
- a CDS encoding ABC transporter permease, translated as MMGRVLSAELLKIRKKGLWLLAFCGPVGLVALQALNFGIRYDYLTKEYAADLWGGLVGNIVPFIPVTVLAGITLICSLLANVEHQTGAWKQLLALPVPRRTVFAAKFAVSSLLLGFSCGVLALSTVALGVALRFGWDFPAADILRFSFLPFLASLPFLALLLWLSIVLRNQTLPVTLGMVSGVCSLFTGNLSEFAPINWPMFAAGPAPVMRIAVGGGLLLGTVVYLIGSAHFNRKDVS; from the coding sequence ATGATGGGTCGCGTGCTTTCCGCCGAATTGCTCAAAATCCGCAAAAAGGGCTTGTGGCTGCTCGCATTTTGCGGCCCGGTCGGCCTCGTTGCGCTGCAGGCGCTCAATTTCGGCATTCGGTACGATTATTTGACGAAGGAATACGCGGCCGATCTTTGGGGCGGACTCGTCGGAAACATCGTGCCGTTTATTCCCGTGACCGTCCTGGCCGGCATTACGCTGATTTGCTCGCTCCTTGCGAACGTGGAGCATCAGACCGGCGCCTGGAAGCAGCTGCTGGCTTTGCCGGTTCCGAGGCGAACGGTGTTCGCGGCCAAATTCGCGGTATCGTCGCTGCTGCTCGGCTTTTCCTGCGGCGTGCTTGCCCTGTCGACCGTCGCCCTCGGCGTCGCGCTCCGTTTCGGCTGGGACTTCCCGGCCGCCGACATTTTGCGCTTCAGCTTTCTGCCTTTTCTGGCCTCGCTGCCGTTTCTCGCGCTCCTGCTTTGGCTTTCCATCGTCTTGCGCAATCAGACGCTTCCGGTGACGCTCGGGATGGTGTCCGGCGTTTGCTCCTTGTTTACCGGCAACCTGTCGGAGTTCGCGCCGATCAACTGGCCAATGTTCGCTGCCGGACCGGCGCCGGTCATGCGGATCGCCGTCGGGGGAGGCTTGCTGCTCGGAACGGTCGTTTACTTGATCGGCTCGGCGCATTTCAACCGGAAGGATGTGAGCTGA
- a CDS encoding DUF6431 domain-containing protein, which produces MSKILYFGLSCKAYLRTFGNQSPDVQLCCENCGRLLHKHDRYWRGIVTKHEVIQIPIYRRYCPTCRITISLLPEFLIPWARYATWVREAALKRKHKGFSWRQTTESTTTPAVRYSRRTLKRWWARHLRRAADAALWVAGKLVAQGDDTDMLHLYPTMMNPTPMDTLDWLDKLLPRFIPAGASRRGYWTFLNARLPVASRL; this is translated from the coding sequence ATGTCAAAAATACTTTATTTCGGCCTTTCTTGCAAGGCTTATTTACGCACATTCGGAAATCAATCTCCTGACGTCCAGCTCTGCTGTGAAAACTGCGGTCGGCTTCTCCATAAACACGATCGTTATTGGCGAGGAATTGTGACGAAGCATGAGGTCATCCAGATCCCGATCTACCGTCGATATTGTCCTACCTGTAGAATAACAATCTCCCTCCTGCCGGAGTTCCTGATTCCATGGGCCCGGTATGCGACTTGGGTGCGAGAAGCGGCATTAAAGCGCAAGCACAAGGGATTCTCTTGGCGGCAGACGACAGAAAGCACAACAACTCCTGCCGTGCGTTATAGCCGCCGTACGTTGAAACGCTGGTGGGCAAGACATCTGCGCCGCGCAGCGGATGCAGCACTATGGGTTGCTGGGAAACTCGTAGCCCAGGGGGACGACACGGATATGCTCCACCTTTACCCCACCATGATGAACCCAACGCCAATGGATACATTGGATTGGCTGGACAAACTGTTACCCCGATTCATCCCCGCTGGCGCATCCAGACGGGGCTATTGGACGTTTCTAAATGCGAGGTTACCTGTAGCATCACGCTTATAA
- a CDS encoding plasmid pRiA4b ORF-3 family protein, with the protein MNYICLIELNDVTPKIWRKFQFHPNITFEQLHHILQFVMGWENDHLYEFEIKGRRIGEQNAFSGMFFGNNNEAAAESEIVSAHLKRKNAKLKYLYDFGDGWEHTITLIDPKAPPLNDASYPVCLEGARCCPPEDVGGVPGYEFMLEVLDDPEHPEYEHMTDWLGEDYDPERFSIDAVNELLRSDKFVPKPLPRNAPLPKSKPKPAKLTKSALNKYLNQISQDQLIDLVKECFDSSNDVKKLLSVRIIGEDAAISLFYVFAA; encoded by the coding sequence ATGAATTACATTTGTTTGATTGAATTGAACGACGTAACCCCAAAGATATGGAGAAAATTTCAGTTTCACCCGAACATCACTTTCGAGCAGTTGCATCATATCCTTCAATTCGTCATGGGGTGGGAAAACGATCATCTCTACGAATTCGAAATCAAAGGACGAAGGATCGGCGAGCAGAATGCGTTTTCCGGCATGTTTTTTGGTAACAATAACGAAGCCGCCGCAGAAAGCGAAATCGTATCCGCTCACCTGAAAAGAAAAAACGCGAAACTCAAGTATTTGTACGATTTCGGCGACGGCTGGGAACATACGATTACGCTTATCGATCCGAAAGCGCCTCCCTTAAACGACGCTTCTTATCCCGTTTGCCTGGAGGGAGCGCGCTGCTGTCCTCCGGAAGATGTGGGAGGCGTGCCGGGATATGAGTTCATGCTCGAGGTACTGGACGATCCGGAACACCCCGAATACGAGCATATGACCGATTGGCTCGGGGAAGATTATGATCCGGAGCGGTTTTCCATCGATGCCGTCAACGAGCTGCTTCGGTCGGACAAGTTTGTTCCGAAGCCGCTTCCCCGCAACGCACCGTTGCCAAAGTCAAAGCCGAAGCCGGCAAAGTTGACCAAATCGGCGCTCAATAAATATTTGAACCAGATAAGTCAAGATCAACTCATAGATTTGGTTAAGGAGTGCTTCGACTCAAGCAATGACGTCAAAAAACTGCTCTCCGTCCGAATTATCGGGGAGGATGCGGCGATATCCTTGTTCTACGTGTTCGCCGCCTGA
- a CDS encoding ABC transporter permease, producing the protein MMAFLRLLSTERLKQAKSRIGWLIPISPLLSLAVGLLSQPPEEASQSESFAVVLSSMSFFHAMLLLPILVGLFASNVCRYEHMGGGWKQLLSLPVTRTKLYAAKYMMIAWQIAIVQALLAAAAVAVFYVRKMPGELPWDMLLSSALGGWVACLPLAALQLGVSLAWSSFAAPLAVNIALTLPNILIVNSAQYGPFYPWAQPMIAMIPRESNDTFGALGLPLESIMITVAGSFAAFVAAGLIYFKRKAV; encoded by the coding sequence ATGATGGCTTTCTTGCGTCTATTATCGACGGAACGCTTGAAACAAGCCAAATCGCGAATCGGTTGGCTGATTCCGATCAGTCCGCTGCTTTCCCTCGCCGTCGGGCTTCTGTCCCAGCCGCCCGAAGAGGCTTCGCAGAGCGAGTCGTTTGCGGTCGTTCTCTCCTCCATGTCGTTTTTTCACGCGATGCTGCTGCTTCCGATCCTGGTCGGACTGTTCGCTTCCAATGTATGCAGGTACGAGCATATGGGAGGCGGCTGGAAACAGCTGCTGTCGCTGCCGGTCACGAGAACGAAGCTGTACGCGGCGAAATATATGATGATCGCGTGGCAAATCGCCATCGTTCAAGCGCTTCTTGCGGCCGCCGCCGTCGCCGTATTTTACGTGCGGAAAATGCCCGGCGAGCTGCCGTGGGACATGCTGCTGAGCAGCGCGCTCGGCGGCTGGGTCGCCTGCCTGCCGCTGGCCGCTTTGCAACTGGGCGTCTCGCTGGCATGGTCGTCCTTCGCGGCTCCGCTTGCCGTCAATATCGCGTTGACGCTGCCGAACATTTTAATCGTCAACTCCGCTCAATACGGACCTTTCTATCCATGGGCGCAGCCGATGATCGCGATGATTCCCCGGGAGAGCAACGACACGTTCGGCGCTCTGGGGCTTCCGCTCGAAAGCATCATGATCACGGTGGCCGGCAGCTTCGCGGCGTTCGTCGCGGCGGGTTTGATCTACTTTAAACGAAAGGCCGTGTAA
- a CDS encoding HAMP domain-containing sensor histidine kinase: MKPVEAENADKPEKPAFLGSLLFRYMMIVVLALFFIPAVLVAVSVFYAVVNGPVQPELKYGNSQQVKSDWDAEAGKLDASNPEIVNERLRELKLRYEDASMFWVDGTGRTRLQLPEQAGLPLSWTADDTVRFMKQSVNGDPYTVVSFLGADGAGPGFMVLQLPRTFLRADSPVDMMAPTFFGLVLLIFLVFVLLSWLFFRNIRQRLLRLQSAMTATDGDGIPVPIVLSKRDEIGKLEQAFNGMAERLRVGREREREEEKLRKQLIGSLSHDLRTPLTVMRSHVHLLGREALSLQGEESVRQLEAKTERLGGLIDNLFAYTLMTSGKYPLKLEVCDIARLVRQGAATWYPLWEKEGIEPEVDLPEVPIRWEVDKEGFLRILDNLFQNVVRHARSGGWIGISARTLDSGAFALVISDRGPGMSAISAAKGGGIGLAIVDYLLREMKLSSRVESGETGTRIAIWPRDMQL, from the coding sequence ATGAAGCCGGTTGAAGCGGAAAACGCGGACAAGCCGGAAAAGCCGGCCTTTCTCGGCTCGCTGTTGTTCCGCTACATGATGATCGTCGTGCTGGCGCTCTTTTTTATTCCCGCCGTGCTTGTCGCGGTTTCGGTTTTTTATGCCGTCGTCAACGGCCCGGTGCAGCCGGAGCTGAAATACGGAAATTCGCAGCAGGTGAAGTCGGACTGGGACGCGGAAGCGGGCAAGCTCGACGCCTCGAACCCGGAAATCGTGAACGAGCGGCTGCGGGAATTGAAGCTGCGGTATGAAGACGCGTCCATGTTCTGGGTGGACGGGACCGGCCGGACGAGGCTGCAATTGCCCGAGCAAGCCGGTTTGCCGCTTTCGTGGACGGCGGACGACACGGTCCGCTTCATGAAGCAAAGCGTGAACGGCGATCCGTATACGGTCGTGTCGTTTCTCGGCGCGGACGGGGCGGGTCCCGGATTTATGGTGCTGCAGCTGCCGAGAACGTTCCTGCGGGCCGATTCGCCCGTCGATATGATGGCTCCGACGTTTTTCGGGCTCGTCCTGCTCATTTTCCTCGTTTTCGTCCTGCTGTCGTGGCTGTTTTTCCGGAACATTCGCCAAAGGCTTCTTCGGCTGCAGTCCGCCATGACGGCAACGGACGGAGACGGCATCCCGGTTCCGATCGTTTTGTCGAAGCGGGACGAAATCGGCAAGCTGGAGCAGGCGTTCAACGGGATGGCGGAACGTCTGCGCGTCGGCAGAGAGCGGGAACGCGAGGAGGAGAAGCTTCGCAAACAGCTGATCGGCAGCTTATCGCACGATTTGCGAACCCCGCTGACCGTCATGCGCAGCCACGTGCATTTGCTCGGACGCGAGGCGCTCAGCCTGCAAGGAGAAGAATCGGTCCGCCAGCTGGAGGCGAAGACGGAACGGCTGGGCGGCCTGATCGACAACCTGTTCGCCTATACGCTTATGACCAGCGGCAAATACCCGCTCAAGCTCGAAGTCTGCGATATCGCCCGGCTCGTTCGGCAAGGCGCGGCGACCTGGTATCCGTTATGGGAAAAAGAAGGGATCGAGCCCGAGGTCGATTTGCCCGAAGTCCCGATCCGATGGGAAGTGGACAAGGAAGGCTTCCTCCGCATTCTGGACAATCTGTTCCAAAACGTCGTCCGCCACGCCCGTTCGGGCGGATGGATCGGCATTTCCGCCCGAACGCTCGATTCGGGAGCGTTCGCTCTCGTCATTTCCGACCGGGGCCCCGGAATGAGCGCGATTTCGGCCGCCAAGGGCGGAGGCATCGGGCTGGCGATCGTTGACTACTTGCTGCGGGAGATGAAGTTGTCGTCGCGGGTCGAATCGGGCGAAACGGGAACCCGAATCGCCATTTGGCCGCGCGATATGCAGCTTTAA